Part of the Maridesulfovibrio sp. genome, GACAAACATGTGAATAAGAATCAAAGCAATGCTTACGCGAATTATTTACCCGCTATTAGTAAACATTTTTAAGCTGTATGCCCCTGTACAATTTTCCGGAAAATCTGAATATGAAAACCAAGCACATCAGCATCGCGAACATCCCTGCAATCATCTGGGGGGGAGAGTCCGAAAATCTGCTTATTGCAATACATGGCAACAAAGCAAGCAAGGCTGACAATTCAATTATCGTCCTCGCGGAGGAAGCGACTGAGTCAGGCTATCAGGTCTTAAGCTTTGATCTGCCCCAGCATGGAGATCGACAGGAAGAAGCAAGGCTCTGCAAGGTACAAAACTGCGTTCAGGATTTGGGAATCATCATGGATTACTCAAAATCAATTTCAGATAATATCAGTTTATTTGCATGCAGCATGGGGGCTTACTTCAGCCTCCTTGCATATAAGGATAATGCAGTAGAACAAACCTTGTTCCTTTCTCCTGTTGTGGACATGGAGTCCATAATCACGAAACTAATGACTTGGTTTGGCGTAACAGAAGAAAGGCTGCAACAGGAACAAACCATATCTACCCCGATCGGGGAAACACTTTATTGGGACTACTACTGCTACGTAAAAGAAAATCCCATATCTTTATGGAATTCCCCCACTTCAGTTCTTTACGGGTCAAAAGACGAGCTGTGTGACTATGCAACTATTTCATCTTTTAGAGATAAATTCGCTTGCAGCTTAAAGGTAATGGAAGGCGGAGAACACTTTTTTCACACAGAAGAACAGATGGCATACTATAGGAACTGGTTAAAGGATTCACTCTTAAAGAAATGACAAAGGCCGGCCCCATAAGAGACCGGCCCTACATAAAAAACTATTTCACTTAAATCAGCCACCGAACCATCCGGGAGCCAGAACTTCCATTGCCTTGGTATAATGAACACGCAGATCTTCGAGCTTGCCGGAGATCATTTTTTCCTGCTCACCCAGACTGGTAGGGCAGATATCTTTCATCTGTTCCACAACTGCTTCCAGTTCCTTCATGGTCGACTTGAGCAGCACGATCTGATCCTTGAGATTATCGGACTTGTCGTCAGCAAGTACATCATACAGCCGTGCTTTCCAAGAATTAAGCTCCATCTCCAAGCCCTTGCAATAGTGATTTACAGCCTGCTGCTTTGATTCTTCAGTGCTACAACCGTCAATACCTACGCAGCTGGGACAAGGTCCGGGGTAATCCATATTAGCCATAACAAACCTCCAAATAATAAATTTAAGGACTCTTAAATTTTAACACGTTATATCGGTATTGACATTATTTTTTTAAAAAAAACTCTTCATCTATAAACAGCTACAATTTCAAACTTTATTACACTTTAACAAGTAAGCACATACTATATTAGCATAAACTGTACATACTCCTTAAATCGCTTTGCTCCATTTTCTGATATACGCATCAACATCAAATTTTCGGCGACAGCCACGCTCATTCATATAACGGATGGAACCGAACACGGATCGCTTTTTCCATCCCCGGTCATGCAGACCTCCAATGGACCAAAGCGCACCCACGTAACCATTTGGATCACGCCCGTCCAGCTCAAAGCGATCATTAAGTGCAATGGTAATCCTCAAAGCCTCTTCTGCTGAGGCGGACCATTCCAAAATCTTTTTTGCCCAATACATACGCATGTATCCATGCATGAATCCCGAATGAACCATCTGGGTCTGAGCCGCATTCCACAATGCTGAATGGGTGCGCGCCTGCTCAAAATATTCATACGAATACAGATAAGCCCGCCGATCTGCCGAATGCTCAGCTAAAGTCTTCAATGCCCACTCCGGCGCAGCATCAAGCGAATCATAGTTAGGTGTGTGCAAACAAAAATTATCCGAAAGTTCACGGCGAACAATGAGCTCTTCAAGATATGAGTCCACGCTATCTCCAGCAGGTCTGGCTGCAACAGCCAAGGCTGCCCTTTGCGGGGCCAATTGCCCGAAATGGTAATAAGCTGAAAGACGCGACGTAGCTTCGGCATTGGGATCATTCCGCTTTTCCGCATAAGCTCCCAGACCGTGCGCCACAAATTCATCAAGAGCCGCATGAGCAGCCGCCTCACCGGAAATCAAATCAACAGGCCCTATTGTTTCATCAACTTCAAGGGAACTACGCACCTGCTTCCAATCGACTGCAGGAAAACCTTCACCACGTATATCTACGGGATCCAGTTGCGGAAAGTCCTCTAAGAATTCCGGGAGCAGCCTTTGAATCTTAGGCCTTATGGTACGAGCGCCATACTCGCGCTTGTCAGTCACAAGACGGGCCGGGACAACATTGTGCCCATCAACCTCAATCAAAGGGGCGTCAATCTTCTGCCCGACATTTTTCTGCCAGTATTGCTTTACTCGCAGTGGATCAAAATCTGTAACCACAGCCCCAGCACGAATCTTGGAGACAAAAGCGGGCAATGTTTCATCTGGCTGACCGCTGAGCAGGACAAAATCGTAACCCAGTTCCCGCAAATCATTTTCAACCTGCTGCAATCCATTGAGCATGAAATCATACTGACGCATGGTCGCGCCGAGGAATGACGGAACAAGACAAAATACAACAATCAACGGAACCTTGTCTCCGGCGAGTTCCCGGGCATGAAGCAATCCCCAGTTATCGCGGACGCGCTGCTCCCGGCTCATCCAATAGATTACAGGCCCAGCGGACATTTCAGCTGAGTTCAGTTTTATTATTCTCCTGCGGTCAACTTTAAGCACTGTCCTTTCCTCCGGGAATTCGACACCGCGGCGCCGGACCTTCCACCAGTTCTGGACCTTCCATTATGCGACACCCGCTCTTCTCAGCAAGAGCCCGGGCCATTCCTTTAAAAACAACAGCATGAAACGGGTATACTGACCACCAGTAAAGGATTCCACCCAGCCCGCGCGGAAGAAATCTGGCGGTCATGGTTAATTCGGTATCACCTACGATGGTGTTCTCAAGACTGAATTCAAGCAATGCCTCTCCGGGTAATTTCATCTCCGCCAGCAGAAGCAGCCTTTTTCCGGGGTGAACATCCAGAACCC contains:
- a CDS encoding alpha/beta hydrolase, which encodes MKTKHISIANIPAIIWGGESENLLIAIHGNKASKADNSIIVLAEEATESGYQVLSFDLPQHGDRQEEARLCKVQNCVQDLGIIMDYSKSISDNISLFACSMGAYFSLLAYKDNAVEQTLFLSPVVDMESIITKLMTWFGVTEERLQQEQTISTPIGETLYWDYYCYVKENPISLWNSPTSVLYGSKDELCDYATISSFRDKFACSLKVMEGGEHFFHTEEQMAYYRNWLKDSLLKK
- a CDS encoding deoxyribodipyrimidine photo-lyase is translated as MLKVDRRRIIKLNSAEMSAGPVIYWMSREQRVRDNWGLLHARELAGDKVPLIVVFCLVPSFLGATMRQYDFMLNGLQQVENDLRELGYDFVLLSGQPDETLPAFVSKIRAGAVVTDFDPLRVKQYWQKNVGQKIDAPLIEVDGHNVVPARLVTDKREYGARTIRPKIQRLLPEFLEDFPQLDPVDIRGEGFPAVDWKQVRSSLEVDETIGPVDLISGEAAAHAALDEFVAHGLGAYAEKRNDPNAEATSRLSAYYHFGQLAPQRAALAVAARPAGDSVDSYLEELIVRRELSDNFCLHTPNYDSLDAAPEWALKTLAEHSADRRAYLYSYEYFEQARTHSALWNAAQTQMVHSGFMHGYMRMYWAKKILEWSASAEEALRITIALNDRFELDGRDPNGYVGALWSIGGLHDRGWKKRSVFGSIRYMNERGCRRKFDVDAYIRKWSKAI